A single region of the Salipaludibacillus sp. LMS25 genome encodes:
- the rsmB gene encoding 16S rRNA (cytosine(967)-C(5))-methyltransferase RsmB, protein MTKQRKRGNVREAAMDILLKIEKNQAYSNLLINDTIKKLTVSAIDIPLLTEVVYGTIQYQKRLDFYIQAFSKKPLAKLDKWVLVLLRMTVYQLVFLDRIPDHAAINEAVEIAKSRGHKGISGMVNGVLRSLLRSELPDYHHIKDELERLAVETSHPEWLLKRWMEQYGKDKTHQIATANLATPVQSVRVNKTRVTKEHVIALLKEEGLEVEESELIPESLRIKKGSVVKTAAFNQGLITIQDEGSMLVAKMLAPYPNERILDACAAPGGKSTHLAELMNDSGDVISVDIHAHKVKLIEQQKERLQLTAIQGVVSDARELKETFPNGQFDKILVDAPCSGLGVIQRKPDLKWSKQSADVSRLAVIQGEILEDVWPLLKKNGRLVYSTCTIDREENEGVIERFVKRQHDADFDDTMSERLPELIRDHKEPLAGMVQLFPGEFGTDGFFISSLIKK, encoded by the coding sequence ATGACAAAGCAAAGGAAACGCGGAAATGTACGCGAGGCCGCAATGGATATTTTATTAAAAATTGAAAAAAACCAAGCATACAGTAACTTGCTTATCAATGATACAATTAAAAAGTTGACTGTATCAGCAATCGATATTCCGTTATTAACGGAAGTAGTTTATGGAACAATCCAGTATCAAAAACGACTCGACTTTTATATACAAGCTTTTTCAAAGAAACCACTTGCCAAGCTTGATAAATGGGTACTCGTGCTGTTGAGAATGACTGTTTACCAGCTTGTCTTCTTAGATCGCATTCCAGACCATGCTGCGATAAATGAAGCTGTAGAAATAGCGAAGAGTAGAGGGCACAAAGGAATATCCGGCATGGTGAACGGTGTACTCAGATCTCTGCTACGTAGTGAACTGCCTGATTATCATCACATTAAAGATGAGCTTGAAAGGCTGGCCGTGGAAACGAGTCATCCAGAGTGGTTGTTAAAACGATGGATGGAGCAGTATGGCAAGGATAAAACTCACCAAATTGCGACAGCGAACCTCGCCACTCCTGTGCAATCTGTGAGGGTGAATAAAACACGTGTGACAAAAGAACATGTTATAGCATTATTAAAAGAGGAAGGTCTGGAAGTAGAAGAGAGTGAGCTCATTCCAGAAAGCTTGCGCATTAAAAAGGGGTCTGTCGTTAAAACTGCAGCTTTTAATCAAGGGTTAATAACGATACAGGATGAGGGCTCAATGCTCGTTGCAAAAATGCTTGCTCCGTATCCAAATGAACGTATTCTTGATGCTTGTGCGGCTCCTGGGGGCAAGTCTACTCATTTGGCAGAGTTAATGAATGATAGTGGAGACGTCATAAGTGTGGATATCCATGCCCATAAAGTAAAATTGATTGAACAGCAAAAAGAGCGCTTGCAGTTAACAGCTATTCAAGGAGTTGTCTCAGATGCGAGGGAGCTTAAAGAGACATTTCCAAATGGTCAATTCGATAAAATCCTTGTTGATGCACCTTGTTCTGGTTTAGGTGTTATTCAACGTAAACCGGATTTGAAGTGGTCAAAACAATCTGCTGACGTAAGTCGTTTAGCTGTGATTCAAGGAGAGATTTTAGAAGACGTATGGCCTTTACTCAAGAAAAATGGTCGTCTCGTCTACAGTACTTGTACAATTGACCGAGAAGAAAACGAAGGTGTGATCGAACGTTTTGTTAAACGTCAACATGACGCTGATTTTGACGATACCATGTCTGAACGACTTCCCGAATTGATTAGAGATCATAAGGAACCGCTAGCAGGGATGGTGCAATTATTTCCAGGTGAATTCGGTACAGACGGCTTTTTTATTTCATCACTTATAAAGAAATAG
- the fmt gene encoding methionyl-tRNA formyltransferase: MMKMVFMGTPDFAVPVLEAIVKEGYDVKLVVTQPDRPKGRKQTLTPPPVKRAAQELQIPVFQPEKIKLEWEKVKEVAPDIIVTAAFGQILSKELLDIPPKGCVNVHASLLPKYRGGAPIHQAIIDGEKETGVTIMYMVEKLDAGDMIVSRAIPIEETDTTGTMHDKLSLLGADLLRETLPQLEKGSITATPQEAEKATFAPNIKKEQEMIDWNKPARSVFNQVRGLNPWPVAYTVAGGNRLKIWETRVSADETDQRPGTIVEKTHEDIKVACGENSVLALTKVQPAGKKPMDIATFLRGAGAHWECGMVLGE; the protein is encoded by the coding sequence ATAATGAAAATGGTATTTATGGGGACACCAGACTTTGCTGTACCTGTATTGGAAGCGATTGTTAAAGAGGGGTATGACGTCAAACTAGTGGTCACTCAGCCTGATCGCCCAAAGGGACGGAAGCAGACACTGACACCACCACCAGTAAAACGAGCCGCACAAGAATTACAGATCCCTGTTTTTCAACCTGAAAAAATAAAACTTGAATGGGAAAAAGTAAAAGAAGTAGCTCCAGATATCATTGTTACAGCAGCTTTCGGACAGATTTTGTCGAAGGAATTGCTGGATATTCCACCGAAAGGCTGTGTGAATGTCCATGCATCGTTACTTCCTAAATATCGAGGAGGGGCCCCTATTCACCAAGCCATCATTGATGGCGAGAAGGAAACAGGTGTCACGATCATGTATATGGTGGAGAAACTGGATGCAGGTGATATGATTGTAAGTCGAGCTATTCCGATTGAAGAAACGGATACAACTGGTACGATGCATGACAAACTCAGTCTCTTAGGTGCTGATTTGCTACGAGAAACTTTACCTCAGCTTGAGAAAGGTAGTATAACAGCCACACCCCAAGAAGCAGAGAAGGCCACGTTTGCTCCTAATATCAAAAAAGAACAAGAGATGATTGACTGGAACAAACCAGCTAGGTCTGTGTTTAATCAAGTGAGAGGTTTAAACCCGTGGCCGGTAGCATATACGGTAGCGGGAGGAAATAGGCTTAAAATTTGGGAAACAAGGGTGTCAGCTGATGAAACGGATCAAAGGCCTGGTACAATCGTTGAGAAAACGCATGAAGACATTAAGGTAGCATGTGGAGAGAATAGCGTTTTAGCACTAACAAAAGTTCAGCCTGCTGGTAAAAAACCAATGGATATAGCCACATTTTTAAGAGGGGCTGGCGCTCACTGGGAATGCGGTATGGTGTTAGGAGAATAG
- the priA gene encoding primosomal protein N', giving the protein MIAKVIVDVAANQTDRAYDYIVPEEFEDTIMTGARVTVSFGPRKVQGFVVSLDSTSDYDATKLKPLYDLIDLKPPLTEELLNLANWIKDETLSFHISVLKSMLPAAMRAKYHKTLTLSETRKSELPSTLQPYFIKSNVIESWEDWRKSASEHEKKVMMSAVKEDVVLVTNRVKTTETKKTQTVIKLAVQKEELQTAIDHLSANAVKQKHVLEYLHQFVNEQEWLPISELATKANVPRQTIQQLVKKQLLIKKDDVISRDPYADRDFVRSNPLPLTPEQKTALNPINHTINTGEHATFLLRGVTGSGKTEVYLQAIDRVLKQGKEAIVLVPEISLTPQMVTRFKERFGSRVAVLHSALSKGEKYDEWLKIREGKVDVAVGARSAIFAPFENLGIIIIDEEHETSYKQEEAPRYHARQVAIKRGEFYHCPVILGSATPSLESYARAKKGVYQLISMERRVNNVKMPEVTLIDMREELRHGNRSMFSNQLLEGIQRRLLRKEQIVLFLNRRGYATFVMCRDCGYVAQCPHCDISLTYHRTSQSIQCHYCGHSETIPGVCPECDSDSIRFFGTGTQKVEEELMKVFPDSRVVRMDVDTTRRKGAHEKLLTIFGEGKADILLGTQMIAKGLDFPNITLVGVLAADSMLHLPDFRSAERTFQLLTQVSGRAGRHEKKGEVMVQTYTPDHYSILDVKQHDYLSFFEKEMVIRKQGGYPPYYYLVLIHVSEERLDKVIAITEKITLFLKRELSENTSVYGPVASAIPRIKDRYRYQCMVKYKIEPKLTRVLQEIIKTYQGEIARTSLAITIDTNPYMML; this is encoded by the coding sequence ATGATTGCAAAAGTGATTGTGGATGTGGCAGCGAATCAAACGGACCGTGCGTATGATTATATCGTTCCAGAAGAATTTGAAGACACCATCATGACTGGAGCTAGGGTAACGGTCTCGTTTGGTCCAAGGAAAGTACAAGGATTTGTTGTTTCACTTGATTCCACAAGCGATTACGATGCAACAAAATTAAAACCATTGTATGACTTAATAGATTTAAAACCCCCGTTAACGGAAGAGTTGCTGAATTTAGCTAACTGGATAAAAGACGAGACCCTTTCATTTCACATCTCCGTGTTAAAGTCGATGCTTCCAGCTGCTATGCGAGCTAAATACCATAAAACATTAACACTATCAGAGACACGAAAAAGTGAGCTTCCTTCTACTTTGCAACCATACTTTATTAAAAGCAACGTGATTGAGAGCTGGGAAGATTGGCGGAAATCGGCGTCTGAACATGAGAAAAAAGTGATGATGTCAGCTGTTAAAGAAGACGTTGTCCTTGTGACAAATCGTGTAAAAACAACAGAAACTAAAAAAACGCAAACCGTCATAAAATTAGCCGTACAGAAAGAGGAGCTTCAAACTGCAATTGATCACTTATCAGCAAATGCTGTAAAGCAAAAACATGTGTTGGAATACTTACATCAGTTTGTTAATGAACAAGAATGGCTACCTATCAGTGAACTGGCCACAAAAGCGAATGTGCCGCGTCAAACGATCCAGCAGCTAGTTAAAAAGCAGCTCCTGATTAAAAAGGACGACGTCATTTCTCGTGACCCTTATGCAGATCGCGATTTTGTGCGCAGTAATCCCCTTCCTTTAACCCCAGAGCAAAAAACAGCTCTAAATCCTATTAATCACACGATTAATACCGGTGAGCACGCAACTTTTTTACTTAGAGGTGTTACAGGAAGCGGGAAAACAGAAGTCTATTTGCAAGCGATTGATCGTGTACTTAAACAGGGGAAAGAAGCTATTGTTCTCGTGCCAGAAATTTCTCTAACACCCCAAATGGTCACGCGATTCAAAGAAAGGTTTGGCTCAAGAGTGGCAGTGTTGCACAGCGCCCTCTCAAAAGGTGAAAAGTACGATGAATGGCTGAAAATTCGAGAAGGGAAAGTGGATGTGGCGGTCGGAGCACGTTCAGCAATTTTTGCCCCGTTTGAAAACCTTGGCATTATCATTATTGATGAAGAACATGAAACGAGTTATAAACAAGAAGAAGCACCAAGATATCATGCTCGACAAGTCGCCATAAAACGTGGCGAATTTTATCATTGTCCTGTTATTTTAGGTAGTGCAACACCGTCATTAGAAAGTTATGCTCGCGCGAAGAAAGGTGTTTACCAGTTAATTTCCATGGAGCGGCGAGTGAATAATGTGAAAATGCCAGAAGTGACGTTAATTGATATGCGAGAAGAATTACGCCATGGTAATCGATCTATGTTTTCTAATCAACTTCTTGAAGGGATTCAACGCCGTCTTTTGAGAAAAGAGCAGATCGTGCTCTTCTTAAACAGAAGAGGGTATGCCACATTTGTGATGTGTAGGGATTGCGGTTATGTAGCGCAATGTCCTCATTGTGATATCTCCCTTACTTATCATCGAACTAGTCAATCTATTCAATGTCATTACTGCGGACATTCTGAAACGATACCTGGAGTATGCCCTGAATGTGACAGTGATTCTATACGATTTTTTGGGACAGGTACGCAAAAAGTAGAAGAAGAGCTTATGAAGGTTTTCCCTGATAGTCGTGTTGTAAGGATGGATGTTGATACAACGAGAAGAAAAGGGGCGCATGAGAAGTTATTAACGATCTTTGGTGAAGGAAAGGCAGATATTCTTCTCGGGACTCAAATGATAGCAAAAGGACTTGATTTTCCTAATATTACGCTTGTAGGTGTACTTGCAGCAGACTCTATGCTTCACCTTCCAGATTTTCGATCGGCAGAACGAACGTTTCAACTTCTGACTCAAGTAAGTGGACGAGCAGGCCGCCATGAAAAAAAAGGTGAGGTGATGGTTCAGACATATACGCCTGACCATTATAGTATTCTTGATGTTAAACAGCATGATTACTTATCATTTTTTGAAAAAGAAATGGTTATTCGGAAGCAAGGTGGTTATCCGCCATACTACTATCTCGTTCTTATACATGTAAGTGAGGAACGTTTAGACAAAGTCATCGCCATTACAGAAAAGATTACCTTATTTTTAAAACGTGAACTATCGGAAAATACGTCAGTATACGGACCAGTGGCTTCAGCAATTCCCCGTATTAAAGATAGATACCGTTACCAATGTATGGTAAAATATAAAATTGAGCCAAAATTAACACGTGTTTTGCAAGAAATTATAAAAACGTATCAAGGAGAGATTGCGCGAACGAGTTTAGCCATTACAATCGATACGAATCCGTATATGATGTTATAA
- the coaBC gene encoding bifunctional phosphopantothenoylcysteine decarboxylase/phosphopantothenate--cysteine ligase CoaBC, whose protein sequence is MGKKILLCVSGGIAVFKAAALTSKLVQEGYEVKVVMTSSAQEFVTPLTFQALSRDHVYTDTFIEPDPAAIAHIDIADWADLIVVAPATANIIGKLANGIADDMLTTTLLAATAPVMIAPAMNVHMYEHPAVKKNMRTLESFGYQFIEPDEGYLACGYKGKGRMAEPEDLLSMVKHHFIKKNNAEWHGKKVVVTAGPTQEVIDPVRFFSNRSSGKMGYAIAEMAAARGAHVTLISGPVSLPMPHGIKCVSVHNAAEMFSAVNDVFEHADVIIKAAAVADYKPKQTFDHKVKKSTDDLIITMERTEDILKSLGERKSHQLLVGFAAESENIAAYAKKKLFAKNLDVIAANSIVKEGSGFQSDTNELVLYFKDGREVSIPLTTKVAVANQLLDEIKPLLGEHIK, encoded by the coding sequence ATGGGGAAAAAGATACTTCTATGTGTGTCAGGTGGTATAGCTGTTTTTAAAGCAGCAGCATTGACGAGCAAGCTCGTGCAAGAGGGCTATGAAGTGAAAGTAGTCATGACCTCTTCGGCCCAAGAATTTGTGACGCCCTTGACATTTCAAGCACTTTCACGGGATCACGTATACACAGACACATTTATTGAACCTGATCCAGCAGCGATCGCACATATTGATATTGCGGATTGGGCAGATCTGATAGTAGTGGCCCCTGCCACAGCAAATATTATCGGGAAACTGGCAAACGGAATTGCAGATGACATGCTGACAACAACATTACTTGCTGCTACTGCACCCGTCATGATTGCTCCTGCTATGAATGTACATATGTATGAACACCCTGCTGTTAAAAAAAATATGAGAACACTTGAATCATTTGGTTACCAATTTATTGAGCCTGATGAAGGTTATTTAGCGTGTGGTTATAAAGGGAAGGGCCGTATGGCGGAACCAGAAGATCTCCTGTCAATGGTCAAACATCATTTTATTAAAAAAAATAATGCAGAATGGCATGGGAAAAAGGTTGTGGTGACGGCAGGCCCTACACAAGAGGTGATCGATCCTGTTCGTTTTTTTTCAAACCGTTCATCGGGGAAAATGGGCTATGCAATTGCAGAAATGGCTGCTGCTAGAGGAGCGCATGTCACCCTCATAAGCGGGCCAGTCTCGCTCCCAATGCCACACGGTATCAAATGTGTTTCCGTTCATAATGCGGCAGAAATGTTCTCAGCAGTTAATGACGTTTTTGAGCATGCTGATGTCATTATAAAAGCGGCAGCAGTAGCTGATTATAAACCTAAACAAACTTTTGATCATAAAGTTAAAAAATCAACGGACGATCTCATTATCACGATGGAACGAACGGAAGATATTCTTAAATCATTAGGGGAGAGAAAGTCACATCAACTCCTAGTTGGGTTTGCAGCAGAATCTGAAAACATCGCAGCTTATGCAAAGAAAAAATTATTCGCTAAAAACCTCGATGTTATAGCAGCTAATTCGATTGTTAAAGAAGGGTCTGGTTTCCAAAGTGATACTAATGAACTGGTCCTTTATTTTAAGGATGGCCGTGAAGTCTCTATTCCGTTAACAACAAAAGTAGCGGTGGCAAATCAATTGCTTGATGAAATTAAGCCGTTGTTAGGAGAACACATTAAATGA
- the rpoZ gene encoding DNA-directed RNA polymerase subunit omega produces MLQPSIDSLMSKINSKYTLVTVSAYRARRLRENPELFQKSEKSTSVNYVGMALEEIDSEKLTYQVRDKDETTS; encoded by the coding sequence ATGCTACAACCATCGATTGATTCATTAATGTCTAAAATTAATTCAAAGTACACGCTTGTGACGGTCTCTGCCTATAGAGCACGACGGTTACGTGAAAATCCCGAACTTTTTCAAAAAAGTGAAAAATCCACATCCGTTAATTATGTAGGGATGGCTTTGGAAGAAATTGACTCGGAGAAACTTACTTACCAAGTTCGCGATAAAGACGAAACAACCTCATAA
- the gmk gene encoding guanylate kinase produces the protein MKREKGLLIVLSGPSGVGKGTVCGALRKHDTHIRYSVSATTRKPREGEVEGINYFFKEKQEFERMIAEDELLEYAQYVDNYYGTPRQYVEETIAAGHDVILEIEVQGALQVKKTFPEGVFIFLMPPSLKELRSRIESRGTESKDLIDSRMTVAKDEIDLMDKYDYVVENDEVECAVERIKSIVTAENCRKERLIHLYKELVEE, from the coding sequence ATGAAAAGGGAAAAAGGTCTCCTCATCGTCCTCTCAGGACCATCTGGGGTTGGAAAAGGGACAGTCTGTGGAGCGTTAAGAAAACATGATACACACATTCGATACTCAGTATCTGCGACTACGAGAAAACCGCGTGAAGGTGAAGTTGAGGGAATCAACTACTTCTTTAAGGAAAAGCAGGAGTTTGAACGAATGATTGCAGAAGATGAGTTGCTTGAATATGCGCAATATGTGGACAACTATTATGGTACACCGAGGCAATATGTAGAGGAAACAATTGCTGCCGGCCATGATGTCATATTAGAAATTGAAGTACAAGGGGCTTTACAAGTTAAGAAGACATTCCCTGAGGGGGTTTTTATTTTCCTTATGCCCCCTAGCCTTAAAGAATTACGAAGTCGTATTGAAAGCAGAGGGACAGAATCCAAAGATCTTATTGACAGCCGGATGACCGTAGCGAAAGATGAGATTGATTTAATGGATAAATATGACTATGTAGTCGAAAATGATGAGGTTGAATGTGCTGTTGAACGGATAAAATCTATCGTAACTGCCGAGAATTGCAGAAAAGAGCGTCTTATCCATCTTTATAAAGAACTAGTTGAGGAGTGA
- the remA gene encoding extracellular matrix/biofilm regulator RemA has translation MDIKLINIGFGNIVSANRIISIVSPESAPIKRIISDARDRNMLVDATYGRRTRAVIIADSDHVILSAVQPETVAQRVISSKDEETDE, from the coding sequence TTGGATATTAAACTTATTAATATTGGATTTGGGAATATCGTTTCAGCAAATCGCATTATTTCAATTGTTAGTCCGGAATCAGCCCCTATTAAACGTATTATTTCAGATGCAAGGGATCGTAACATGCTCGTTGATGCTACATATGGACGACGTACGAGAGCTGTCATCATTGCAGATAGCGATCACGTCATTTTATCTGCTGTTCAGCCAGAAACAGTGGCGCAAAGAGTTATCTCGAGTAAAGATGAGGAAACAGACGAGTAA
- a CDS encoding YicC/YloC family endoribonuclease, producing the protein MDVIEMVMSMTGYGRSQKENEHSRLTVEMRAVNHRFCEINIRMPRQLFFLEDRMKKCISHYVNRGKIDVFLNLQGEGTMKRSLTIDWNLFHEYYQLYEEMTEMTVSSEAFPLDKLLIHEDVVSVQESDEVTEDLESMVLKAVKEAAEQLSKMRQQEGSALKGDMKERLQRLTAYVQQLRGLAPEVQDLYRDRLMKKVDDFLAGRAEIDETRLLTEVAVYADKSDINEELTRIDSHITQFNDILEESSVVGRKLDFLVQELNREANTIGSKANHLDISQIVVNMKAELEKIREQVQNVE; encoded by the coding sequence GTGGATGTGATAGAAATGGTTATGAGTATGACAGGGTACGGCCGATCTCAAAAGGAAAATGAACATTCTCGACTTACAGTAGAAATGAGAGCTGTAAATCATCGGTTTTGTGAGATTAACATTCGTATGCCTAGACAGTTGTTTTTCTTAGAGGATCGTATGAAAAAATGTATTTCTCACTATGTGAACCGAGGAAAAATAGACGTGTTTTTAAATTTACAAGGTGAGGGCACGATGAAGCGCTCTCTTACTATCGATTGGAATTTGTTTCATGAGTATTATCAGTTATACGAAGAAATGACAGAAATGACCGTCTCTTCAGAGGCATTTCCTCTTGATAAGTTACTTATACATGAAGATGTAGTGTCTGTTCAAGAATCTGATGAGGTCACAGAAGATTTAGAGAGCATGGTGTTAAAAGCTGTAAAAGAAGCTGCTGAGCAACTTTCAAAGATGCGTCAACAGGAAGGAAGCGCCCTAAAAGGTGATATGAAAGAACGTCTCCAGCGGTTGACTGCCTATGTGCAGCAATTGAGAGGATTGGCGCCAGAAGTTCAAGACCTCTACCGTGATCGGTTAATGAAAAAAGTTGACGATTTTCTTGCAGGGCGTGCAGAGATTGATGAAACAAGACTTCTAACAGAAGTGGCAGTTTATGCTGACAAGTCTGATATTAATGAAGAATTAACACGTATTGACAGCCACATTACACAATTTAATGATATATTAGAAGAATCTAGTGTGGTGGGCAGGAAGCTCGACTTTCTCGTTCAGGAATTAAATAGAGAAGCAAATACAATAGGGTCGAAGGCGAACCATTTGGACATTAGTCAAATTGTTGTCAATATGAAAGCTGAATTAGAAAAAATACGCGAGCAAGTTCAAAATGTGGAGTAG
- a CDS encoding NFACT family protein — protein MSFDGIVTRAVTEELQQTLLSGRITKIHQPYPTDLMVTVRAHGKNHALFLSVNPSFSRFHLTNLKFENPQEPPMFCMVLRKHLEGSILENIEQDGLERIVTFSFKGRNELGDVSYKKLILELMGRHSNLIFVDTENNTILDSMKHIPPSVSQYRTVLPGQIYKEPPHQEKLNPLLVDEELLLRKLNFNQGKMDIQLRDTFSGLSPQIIHEILYRARLINRETLPKAFLNVLEPVKKSDYTPQIIYGPTKETFSLVPIKHLDGDRRYFEHIQDMLDRFYANKAERDRVKQKASDLERFLKNEYQKNKKKMGKLYNTLDDADKAKKQQKYGELLTANMHLVKPGQSEITVMDYYDPEQKELTIPLDKQKSASANAQQFFKKYQKLKNSIAYVKEQIDKAEEELAYLDTLIEQLKFASTKDLEDIREELEVEGYLKKRQHRKRKKQSSKPAVEQYVSSDGTPIYVGKNNKQNEYLTNRLARQDDTWLHTKDMPGSHVIIRSHNVTEKTLYEAANLAAYFSKGRLSSQVPVDYTLVRHVKKPSGAKPGYVTYDQQTTLYVTPDEDIIQQLAGIKDNQR, from the coding sequence ATGTCATTTGACGGTATTGTGACACGCGCAGTTACTGAGGAATTGCAACAAACTTTACTCAGTGGAAGAATCACAAAAATTCACCAGCCCTATCCGACAGATTTAATGGTGACAGTTAGAGCACATGGTAAAAATCATGCTCTCTTTCTATCTGTTAATCCATCATTCTCTAGGTTCCATTTGACGAACCTAAAATTTGAAAATCCACAGGAACCTCCAATGTTTTGTATGGTATTGCGAAAACACTTGGAAGGTAGCATTCTAGAAAATATTGAACAGGATGGTTTGGAACGTATCGTCACGTTTTCATTTAAAGGTCGCAATGAGTTAGGGGATGTTTCTTATAAGAAACTTATTCTAGAGCTTATGGGTCGACACAGTAACTTAATTTTTGTTGATACTGAAAACAATACAATTCTCGACAGCATGAAACACATACCTCCGTCTGTATCTCAATATCGAACAGTTCTTCCTGGCCAGATTTATAAAGAGCCGCCACATCAAGAAAAGTTAAACCCTCTTCTGGTGGATGAAGAACTCCTTTTGAGAAAGCTGAATTTTAACCAAGGCAAAATGGATATTCAACTCAGGGATACTTTCAGTGGGCTGTCACCTCAGATTATCCATGAGATACTTTACCGGGCACGGTTGATAAATAGAGAAACGCTACCTAAAGCCTTTCTAAATGTCCTAGAACCTGTGAAAAAGAGTGACTATACACCACAGATTATTTATGGGCCAACTAAAGAGACGTTCTCTCTCGTCCCAATAAAGCATTTAGATGGCGATAGACGCTATTTTGAGCATATCCAAGACATGCTTGATCGTTTTTATGCAAATAAAGCAGAGCGTGACCGAGTGAAACAAAAAGCGTCGGATCTTGAACGGTTTCTTAAAAATGAGTATCAAAAAAACAAAAAGAAAATGGGTAAACTCTACAACACGCTAGACGATGCTGATAAAGCTAAAAAGCAACAAAAATATGGCGAATTATTAACGGCCAACATGCATCTTGTTAAACCTGGTCAATCCGAGATAACCGTTATGGATTATTATGATCCTGAACAAAAAGAACTCACGATACCATTAGATAAGCAAAAATCTGCCTCTGCCAACGCACAGCAGTTCTTTAAAAAATACCAGAAATTAAAAAATTCTATCGCTTACGTGAAAGAGCAAATCGATAAGGCTGAAGAAGAGCTTGCCTACCTTGATACCCTTATTGAACAACTTAAATTTGCTTCAACGAAAGATTTAGAAGATATTAGAGAAGAGCTAGAAGTGGAAGGCTATTTGAAAAAACGGCAACATCGTAAAAGAAAGAAGCAATCTAGCAAACCGGCAGTGGAACAATACGTCTCATCAGATGGAACTCCTATATATGTTGGAAAAAATAATAAACAAAATGAATACTTAACAAATCGTTTAGCGAGACAAGATGATACTTGGCTTCATACGAAAGATATGCCTGGGTCCCATGTTATTATACGTAGTCATAATGTCACTGAAAAGACATTATATGAAGCTGCAAATCTAGCTGCCTATTTCAGTAAAGGACGTCTGTCTAGTCAAGTTCCCGTCGATTATACCCTTGTGAGACATGTTAAAAAACCAAGTGGTGCTAAGCCCGGTTATGTCACATATGATCAACAGACGACACTTTACGTGACACCAGATGAAGACATTATCCAACAGCTTGCTGGCATTAAAGATAACCAACGTTAG